From the Azospirillaceae bacterium genome, the window GCCGGTCCCGCCGTAACGCCGACCTCGGCGGAGAACACCAGATTGGCTTGGCGCTGGGCCTCGTCGACGTCGCGGGCCCAGATCTCCGCGATGTTCTGGAACTCCCAGAGGCGGCTGCGCGTCAGTTCCGCCATCGGTCCGTCGGCGCGCTTGTGGACCAGCTTGAGGTGACTGACGAACAGGTCCTTGCTGAAGTCCGGCGTGCCCAATTCGTAGACATACACGATGCGGGAACTCTGCAGCTTGCGCAGCCGGTCCCGCGCATCGTTCAGCCGGCGGCGCAGATCCTCCGACCGGCGGTACAGCGCGTCCGCCTTCGGCTCTTCCTCCGCCAGGACGCCCCCGAGCCTCTCCACCTCCGCCACCAGCTTGGCAAGCTGTCCCGCCATGCGGGCCCGGCTCTGGCGCATGCGGAGCTTGCGCAGCGCGGAAATGATCTCCAGTCCGACGAGGCCCGAAAGACAGAGCGTCGCCACCAGGACAACCACGGGAGAGAAAAAGCCCATGAACACCATTCCGCCCACGGCAGGCACTTCACGCCCGCCGGATACTCCTACCAGGAAGAATTTTTCTAAGAGTTAATACGAAAGTCCGCAACAAGGGAGGCTTAAGCCGCGCCCACGGTGGCGTCCAGGAATCTCAGCAGGGCGACGTCATGCCAGGCGCCGCCCTTGGCATGGAACCCCACGTGACCGCCTATGCGCGGCAGCAAGGGAACGAGGCTGGGGTTCCGCCCCCAGTCGAAGGAGCTGTAGACCTCGCCGGGTATCCACGGATCGTCAAGCGCATGGATCACCAGCGTCGGCACCCCGATGCCGTGCAGGTACGACCGGGCCGAGCTGTGGGCGTAGTAGTCGGCCGCATTCCGGAAGCCATTGCCCGGGGCCACATACGCGTCGTCGAAGGCCCAAGTGGTCCGCAATCCGGCCACAAGCGCGGCCGTCCCGGCGTCGATCCCTGGCGTGGCCAGGGCGTCCGACTTCATCCGCCGCAGCAGCCACCGGTGGTACAGGCGGTTGCGCAAAGCCAGGAACCTGCGCGAGGTCACGCCCAGGTCGATCGGTGCGGATACGGAAACGGCCGCCCGCACAGGGGCTTCGACCGGTGCCTCGCCCAGGAACTTGAGCAGGATGTTGCCACCCAGCGAATAGCCCACCAGCACCAGCCCATGCCCGGTCAGTTCGGACGGGAGCTGCGCCAAGACCGCGCGCAGGTCCGCGGTGCGGCCGGCGTGATAGGATGCGCGGCACAGGGGCCGGGAGGGTCCGGCACCCCGCAGGTTCAGACGCAAAACAGCATAGCCCCGCGCAAGAAGGGCCGCCCCGGTGGCATGCATGTAGGCCCCGTCCTGGCAGCCCGTGAGGCCATGAAGCAGGACGGCCAGCGGCCGTCCCCTGGCGTCGGCGTCCGGCTGCGGACGGTTCAGCGCCCCCAGCAATACGTCGCCGTCCCCCATGGGAAAGCGCAGATGCTCAGGAGGCCCGGCAATCCGGGGACCGGGGCGGCGGAGCGCCTCGCGCACGGTCGCGCGGACCGTTTGCAGGTCGCCGCCGATCCAGGGCCAAGCCGGCCGGAACGCGGGAAAGTCGGAAACCGCCAGCGTCATGCCCCACGGTCACGCCACAGTGGAGCCGCCGTCCTCGTCCCCCGTCTCTTCCTCACCCACCGCTTCGCCGGCCTGTTCGGAAATCCGTTTGAAGTAATAGGCGTACCGGCGATCGGTGCGAAGCAGCTTCCGGAAGGCGGTGGCGGTCTTGCGGTCGGTGTCGATCCAGGCGAGCGCCGCCTCCTGGTGCTCGGGGTGGGCGGACAACAGATAGCAGGCCGCCTGCTCGACCGTGGAAATCCTGTCCTCGCCAAGGGCTTCCAGAATGCCGCCGACGTAGGCCGGCAACACGTCCGCCACATCGACGTCCGGCTGGCCTTCATCGTCGGACCGGTCCTCCTCGTCCATTCCGGCATAGGCGACATCGATGCCCTCGACGATGTCGAGGATGGTCTTCTTCCGCACGACCCAGTTGGAGCCCGCGGCCACGGCGTCGCGCATTTCGCCCACGGCGGCCTTCAGATCCTCGGTCAACTCGGGCGAGGCCAGGATGGGGGACGAGAGCGCGTCGATGGTGACGCTCTGGACTTCGGACATTTTCAATTCTCCCGGGCCGGTCAGGCCCCGTTCAGGAAATCGCGTATGGGTGTGATCTGGTCCTCGGCCATCAGGGAAGGGGCGTGACCGCAACCGGGGACCTCAATGATCTGCGCCTTGGGACCCCGCCGGGACATCTCGGCCATGGTTTCGGGCAAAAGCAGGCCGGAGCCGGCCCCACGGATCACCAACACCGGGCAGCGGATCAGGTCCCAAACAGCCCACAGGTCCACGTCGGACGCCGGCTGCGCACGCATCGGTTCCGCAATGGCCGGATCGTAGGCCAATCGATAGGACCCGTCGGCGTTACGGATGGTGCCGTGCTCGGCCATGTGCCGCCACTGCGCATCCGTAAGGGGGCCGAAGCCGGCATGGACGGCCCGCAGATGCCCTTCCGCGGCCTTGAGGTCCGGGAACGCCGGCGCCTGCCCGACGTAGGCGGCAATCACTTCGAGCGCGGCCTTGGGCACGAGGGGGCCCACGTCGTTCAGGACCAGACGCCGGACCGGCGAACCCGGCCGGGCGGCCAGAAACATCCCGATCAGGCCGCCCATGGAGGTGCCCACCCAGTCGACGTCCGCCGTGTCCAGCCGCGCCAGCAGGGCCACCATGTCGGCCATGTACTGCGGGAATCCGTAGAGCATGGGATCGGCCAGCCATCCGCTACGGCCGCGCCCCACCACGTCAGGGCAGGCCACGCGCCGGCCGGTGCCGGCAAGGGTGGCGGCCAGCGGATCGAAGTCCCGGCCGTTGCGGGTCAGGCCGTGGACACAGACGACCGGCCGGGTCGCATCGGGGGGACCCCATTCGGTGTAGGCAACCGTATGGAAGCCGGCGGCGCTGAGGCCCAGGAAGCTCTTTCCACGCATGGGGCACAGGCTAGGCGGGCCGCCCGCCCGGGGCAAGCGAGCGGAAGCGTTCCGCCACCATGCCGCGGTCTGCTAAAAAGCGGTCAACGAACGGCCCGGACCTGGGCCGGCATTCCGGAGGAAACACGATGTCCACGAAGACCCTCGCCCCCATCCTGGATCCCTTCGCCCTGGCGCAGGAGCTTTCGGGCAAGCAGCTGATCGGCGGCGAACTGGTGCCGAGCCGTTCGGGCCGGACCTTCGACGTCGTGAATCCCGCCACGGGCAAGGTGATCGGCCGTGCGGCCGAAGGCGACGCCGCCGATGTGGATGCCGCCGTGCAGACCGCCGCGACCGCGCAGAAGGCCTGGGCGGCACTGCCGGCCCGTGAGCGCGGCAAGCTGGTTGCCGAATGCGGCCGCCTGCTCACCCAGCATGTGGAGGAGTTGGCGCGGCTGGTGGCGCTGGAGACCGGCAAGGCCCTGCGCACCGAAAGCCGGGTCGAGGCCAACGTGCTGTCGGACAGCTTCGTGTTCTACGGCGGCCTCGGTTCCGAGCTGAAGGGCGAGACGATCCCCTTCAATCCGAAAATGCTGACCCTCACCCAGTACGAGCCGGTGGGTGTGGTGGGGGCGATCATCCCCTGGAACGTGCCCATGATGCTGATGGCGCTGAAGATCGCGCCCGCCATGGTGGCCGGCAATGCGGTGGTGGTGAAGTCGGCCGAGGAGGCCCCGTTCGCCGTGCTGCGCGCCTGCCAGATCATGAACCAGGTGCTGCCGCCGGGCGTGCTCAACATCCTGTCCGGCATGGGGCCGGAGTGCGGCGGGCCGCTGGTGTCCCACCCCAAGGTCGCCAAGGTGACCTTCACCGGCTCGGTCGAGACCGGCAAGATCATCTACCGCGCCGCCGCCGAGAAACTGATCCCGGTCACCCTGGAGCTCGGCGGCAAGAGCCCGATGATCGTCATGGGCGACGCCGACCTCGACCGGGCGGTGGACGGGGCCGTGGTCGGCATGCGCTTCACCCGCCAGGGCCAGAGCTGCACCGCGGCCTCCCGCATCTTCGTGCACGAAAGCCTCCACGACGCCTTCGTCCAGAAGCTCAAGGCCAAGGTCGACGCCATGGTCATGGGCGATCCGCTGGACGAGCGGACGGACATCGGCGCAATCGTCTCGCGCCAGCAGTTCGAAAGGGTGCAGTCCTACATCCGGATCGGCACGCAAACCCCTGGTGCCACGGCGCATGCCTGCTCGCGGATGCCGGAGGACGGCAACTTGGCCGACGGCCTGTTCGTGCAGCCCGTGATCTTCACCGGCCTCGACAACCAGAGCCGTCTGGCGCGGGAGGAAATCTTCGGCCCCGTGACCTGCGTCATCCGGTTCAAGGACTACGAGGAGGCCATCGCTGCGGCCAATGACAGCGAATACGGCTTGGCGGCGACGATCTGGACCCGCGACCTGCGCACCGCGATGGACGCCACCCAGCGGCTGGAGGCCGGCTTCGTGCAGGTGAACCAGAACCTGGTGGTGCAGCCGGCCCTGTCCTACGGCGGCGTCAAATCGTCCGGCCTCGGCAAGGAAGCGTCGCTGGAAGCCATGCTGGAGCACTTCACCCACAAGAAGACGATCATCATCAACATGACCTGATGCCGGCGTCCGCGAGGCCGCACACCGCACCGGACGGTTTGCACGCCCGGCCCGTCCGTGCGGTCCGCCCCGATTGGACGGGCCTGGGAGCAACATGATGCGGTGGGTTCTGCGGATCTTAGGCGGCATCTTCGGGGGCGTGCTCGCACTGGCTGCGGCGGTCGTGGGGCTGGCGGTCGCCGCGGCCGTTGGCGGTTGGCTCTGGTTGTCCTGGAACCAGCCGCCCACCCAGGGCCGTGTCGCGCTCGAAGGCATCCAGGGGCCGGTGGAGGTGCTGCGGGACGGAAACGGCATTCCGCACATCTTCGCCGCGCGGATGGACGATGCCTATTTCGCGCTGGGCTACCTGCATGCCCAGGACCGCCTGTTCCAGATGGAGATGATGCGGCGGGTCGGTGCCGGTCGCCTGTCGGAAATGATGGGCTTCTTGGGCGACTTCACGCTCCGGCTCGACCGGATGATGCGGACCTTCGGCTTCTATGCCCATGCCGAAGCCAGCTACGACACCCTGGCACCCGACGTCCGGCAGGCGCTGGATGCCTACGCCGCGGGCGTCAACGCCTGGCTTGCCACGCGCAATGTGCCGCTGCCGTTGGAATTCCAATTGCTCTGGCATACACCCGAACCGTGGCGGCCGTCCGACAGCCTGGTGTGGGGCAAGCTGATGGCGTTGCAGCTCGCCAGCAATTACAACCAGGAGACGCTGCGGGCGCATCTGATCGAGCGGCTCGGCGCGGAGAGGGCGGACGAGCTGTTCCCCCAGACCCCTCCCGGCTTGGCCACCACCCTGGCCTCGACCCTGGTGGACTGGCCGCGCCTTGCCGCCACCCTGCGCCAGCCGTTGGGACCGAGCACGGCTTCCAACGAATGGGTGCTGTCACCCTCGCGCACCGGCACCGGCGGCGCCCTTCTGGTGAACGATCCGCACCTCGGCCTGGACGCGCCGGTGCTGTGGTATCTGGCCCGGGTCGTCACGCCCGAGCTTGAGCTGACCGGGGCCACCGTTCCGGGCGTGCCGATGCATGTGCTCGGCCACAACGGCACGATCGCCTGGGGCGCCACCACGACCGGCGGCGATGTGCAGGATCTGGTGGTGGAGCGGATCGACCCGCAGGACCCGTCGCGCTATCTGGCGCCGGACGGGCCCCGCCCCTTCAAGGTGCGCGAGGAGGTGATCGGCCGCCGCTTCGCGGAGCCGCTGCGCATCCAAGTGCGCGAAACGCACAACGGGCCGGTGCTGTCCGACCTGCAAGGGACGTCGGCCCCCGCCGCCGGCAGTGGCGAAGCCGTGTCCATCCGGTTCACCGCACTCGACCCGGCGGACACCTCGGCCGAAGCGGTGTTCCGGGTCAACCGGGCGCGGGACTGGACGCAGTTCAAGGACGCCCTGCGCCTCTACCGCGCACCGCAGCAGAATTTCGTCTATGCCGACCGGGTGGGAAACATCGGCTTCATCGCGCCGGCACGGATCCCGATCCGGCGCGAAGGAATGGGATTGGTGCCCGTGCCGGGCTGGGATGCACGGTTCGACTGGGTCGGGTTCCTGCCGTTCGACGATCTGCCCCAGGCGTACAACCCGCCGTCCGGCCGGTTCGTCAATGCCAACAACCGCGTGGTGCCGGCCGACTATCCGCACCTGATCGCGCTGGATTGGGCGGACCACTATCGGGCCCAGCGCATCGAACAGTTGCTGGACGAAGGCGGGCCGCAGTCGGTGGAGACCTCGGAGACGCTGTTGATGGACAACCGATCCGTCGCAGCCTCCGACCTGCTCCCGGTCCTGCTCGGCCATCTCGGACCGGTGGAGGGCAATCTGGCGGACGCCGCGCACCGGCTACGTGCCTGGAGCGGCGACATGCTCCGCGACCTGCCCGAGCCGCTGATCTTCGAATGGTGGCTTCTGGAACTGAACCGCGCCCTGTTCGCGGACGAGTTGGGTCCCCTCATGCCGGAGTTTCGGGGTCTGAACGCGCTGGCGGTGCACCGGGCCCTGACCGAGCGGACACATTGGTGCGACGATGTGACGACACCCGCGATCGAGGGATGCGGCGTGCCGGTCCGCCGTGCGCTGGAAGCCACTTTGTCCGCCTTGACCCGTCGCCATGGCGCCGACGTGGCGAAATGGCGTTGGGGGAACGAGCATGTGGCCCCGCTGGCCCATCAGGTTCTGAGCCGGATCCCGATCCTGCGCGATCTGGTCGACCTGTCGGTCGAGACGGACGGCGGTTTCTATACCGTCAACCGGGGTGCCACCCGGACGGGAGATCCCAACCGCCCCTTCGCCAACATCCACGGGGCCGGATACCGGGCGATCTATGATTTGGCCGACCCGGCCAATTCCCGCTTCGTGATCACCACGGGCCAGTCCGGCAATCCGCTGTCCCGGCACTGGGGCGATTTCGTCCGCCGATGGCGGGACGGCGGGCATGTCCGCATCCATGGCACGCGGGAGGAACTGGCGGCGCAGGGCGCGCAACGCCTGAGCATCGCACCGGCCCGGTAGGAGGTCGCCGTCCGCGGCGGAACGTTGAACTTGAAAAGGCAGCGGGGCGCCGGGATTTCCCGGCGCCCCGCGCGTTATCGGCCTCGGCCGAAATTCTGGACGGATCGGTCCGACCGCGTTTCAGGCGGCGCCCAACTTCCGCTCGTCATCGCGCTTCTTGGCGGGCTGATAAGCCAGCGCCGAATGCTCGGCGCAGTAGGTCACGCCCGGAGACGTCTGCTTTCCGCAGAAATGGAAGTCGTTGTCGCGCGGGTCGCCCACGGGCCATTTGCACATGCGCTCGGTGAGGGCGAGGATGTTCGCGCCCTTGCGCGGAACGCGCTTGATGGGCGACGGGCGACCGGACAGACCAAGACGGTGCGCTTTGCCAATCACGGCGTTGCGGGTGACACCGCCCAGCGTCTCGGCGATTTCGCTGGCACTGCGGCCTTCAGCCCACAGCTGGCGAAGCTGCTCGATACGCTCATCGGTCCAACCCATGTCGCCCTCCTCTATCTGCCTGACCCCGAAGTGCTTTTCCGATCCGGTGCGCCCTGGCCTCTCGGCCACCCCCGAGCGTCACTAGATCTTGTACCTCTTCAACCGCAAACTACCAGATACATGCCTGCTGAGCCAGGGCTGGCGGGCAAAAAGCTGTGGAAAGAATGCAGTTCCCTGGGGAAAAGCCGCGGGTTTGCGCGAGGAGGAAGATGCGCCCGCGATGGTTAACGCCCGCTGAACATCTTTGCATTCCCCCACGGTTGCGAAAGCCCAGGCATGGACTTGTCACAGCCCCCGCCCCTCGCCCTCCTGAGTACCCCTTCGGCACCGAAGGAAAGGTTGACAAGGCACGAAGGCCGGCCGCCGGCCGGTTGAAAAACACCGGGCCGGCGACTCGACCTTCGGCTCAAGTCATTCGCCCTCGTCGGCGGAAAAGCCGTTCTTACCGTCGAAACGGTAGAGGTGCTCGGTCTTCACGAAGTCCATGCCGGCCTCGGCGAACCGGGCCAGGAGCCTGGCGATGTCGGCATGGGTTGCGGCTTGACCGCTCCCCGAGCCGAAGAACCGGCAGCGCCAGTGATCGGAGCACCAGGTCCCTGGAATGCCGTCCGGCCACACCTTGAGCCCGCGGTTGGAGATCATGGACAGGTCCAGCCCCTGCCCGCCCAACGGCTTGACCTTGGCCGCGACGTCCTCCGGCCGGGCGCCGTTCCAATGCAGGAACACATCGACGCCCACCAGATCCTTTTTGGCGCGCTTGGTGGGCGTGATCGGAATGCCGGACCAACGGTGCTCCCGATCGTCGGAGTAGCTGACGGGGATCAGTTGCTTGGGCAGATCGCCCAGCCGCGCGATCACGGCTTCGGCGAACACACCCGTCTTGACGCGGCGCTTGGACAGGGTGCGGTCGAAGATGTCGGCGGTGTGGACGCCATCCTCGATCGTCTTGAGCCAGGCATTGTGGATGCGGGCCGCGGCCTCGCCCTGGCCGATATGGACCAGCATCTGCACCGCCGCCTGGAGCAGGCCGGACGGGTTGGCGATCTGTTGGCCGGCGATGGTCGGGGCGGAACCGTGGATCGCCTCGAACATGGCGCACTTGTCGCCAATGTTGGCCGAACCGGCGAGCCCGACCGAACCCGCGATCTGTGCGGCGACGTCGGAGATGATGTCGCCGTACAGGTTCAGCGTCACGATCACGTCGAACATCTCGGGCGTATCGGCCAAGCGGGCCGTGCCGATGTCGATGATCAGGCTGTCGCTCTCGATCTCGGGGTATTCCTGCGCGACCTCCTTGAACACCTTGTGAAACTCACCGTCGGTGAGCTTCATGATGTTGTCCTTCACGAAGGCCGTCACCTTCTTGCGGTGATGCGCGCGGGCATATTCGAAGGCGTAGCGCACGATGCGCTCGCAGCCCGGCCGCGAGATCAGCTTCAGCGACTGGAAAACCTCGTCGGTCTGCCGGTATTCGATGCCGGCGTACAGGTCCTCCTCGTTCTCGCGGACGATCACCACGTCCATCTTCGGGTGCTTGGTCTGCACGAAGGGGTGGTACGACACGCAGGGCCGCACGTTGGAGTAGAGGCCCAGCGCCTTGCGGATGGTCACGTTCAGCGACTTGAAGCCGCCACCCTGCGGAGTGGTGATGGGCGCCTTCAGGAAGACCTTGGTCCGTTGCAGCGAAGCCCAGGCGCTGTCCTCGATGCCGGTCGGCGTGCCGCGTTCGTACACCGCCTTACCGATTTCGATCTCTTCGATCGCCAGGTTCGCGCCGCCTTCCTCGAGGATGCGCAGCGTGGCGTCCATGATTTCGGGGCCGATACCGTCGCCGCGTGCGACGGTGATGGGGGTTGGCTCGGTCATCGTCTGGCACTTCGCTGGTGCGGAAGAATGGGGCGCACGCTACGCGGGCGCGCGAGTCCTTTCAACTACCGCAACCCGATCACATTGCCGCAAACGGTACAGGCGGGGCGGGCGGCACCGGTTCGGGGGAATACGGGACATCCGTCCGCCCCCCGGACCACCCGTTGTGGTCAGTGGTTCAGCTCGCGCATGGCCGAATCCAGACCTTGCAGCGTCAGCGGGAACATGCGGCCGTCCATCTCGGCTTTGATCATGGCGATGGACTGCGTGTAGTCCCAATAGCGCTGCGGCACGGGATTCAACCACGCCGCGTGCTTCCAAGTACCCAGCATACGCCGCAGCCACACCCGCCCGGGCTCGGGGTTCCAGTGCTCGACGCTTCCGCCGGGCTGCGCGATTTCGTAAGGGCTCATGGACGCGTCACCGACGAACACCAGCTTGTAGTCCGGCCCGTAGGTGTGGATCACATCCCAGGTCGAGGTCCGTTCGGCGTTGCGGCGCCGGTTGTCCTTCCACACCGATTCATAGACGCAGTTGTGGAAGTAGAAGTGCTCCAGGTGCTTGAACTCCGCCTTGGCGGCGGAGAACAGCTCCTCGGCGATGCGTATGTGGTCGTCCATCGATCCACCGACGTCGAGGAACAGCAGCACCTTCACGGAATTGTGCCGCTCCCGCTGCATGCGGATGTCGAGATAGCCGGCATTGGCCGCGGTGGAACGGATGGTGCCGGGCAGGTCCAGCTCCTCCGCCGCCCCGGTCCGCGCGAACCTGCGCAGCCGGCGCAGCGCCACCTTGATGTTGCGCGTGCCCAACTCCACCGTGTCGTCCAGGTTCCGGAACTCGCGCTTGTCCCAGACCTTGACCGCGCGCCGGTGGCGGCTTTCGTGCTGGCCGATGCGCACGCCCTCGGGATTGTATCCGTAGGCGCCGAAGGGCGAGGTTCCGGCGGTGCCGATCCACTTCGACCCGCCCTGGTGCCGGCCCTGCTGTTCGCGCAGCCGTTCGGCCAGGGTCTCCATCAGCTTGTCCCAGCCGCCGAGCGCCTGGATCTGGGCCTTCTCCTCCTCGGTCAGGTGCTTTTCGGCCAAGCGCCGCAACCACTCCTCGGGGAGTTCGGCAAACACCTCGCCCAGCGCCTCGCCCAGGGTCTCAAGGCCCCGGAAGACATGCCCGAACACCTCGTCGAAACGGTCGAGGTTGCGCTCGTCCTTCACCAGCACGGCGCGGGCGAGATAGTAGAAGTCGTCCACACTCCAGCCCGCCACGCCGGCCTTCAGGGCTTCGAGCAGCGCCAGGTATTCCTTGAGCGAGACGGGTACCCGCGCCTTGCGCAGCTCATAGAAGAAGCTGGTGAACATGATCCGGCCTTCCGACGCGCTGTCCGCCCCACCACCCCGTGCCATGCTGCCCCGGGAGGGGAAAGGCGTTTGTTAATGCCCGTCCCGCTTCTGCAGGAACACCAGCCGTTCGAACAGGTGCACGTCCTGCTCGTTCTTGAGCAGGGCGCCGTGCAGCGGCGGGATCAGCTTCTTCGGATCCTTCTGCTTAAGCACATCGACCGGAATGTCCTCGATCAACAGCAGCTTCAGCCAGTCGATCAGTTCCGACGTGGACGGCTTCTTCTTCAGACCCGGAACCTCGCGCACCTCGTAGAACAGCGTCAGCGCCTCGCGCAGCAGGTCCTTTTTCAGGCCCGGGAAGTGGACGTCGACGATGCGTTCCATCGTCTCGGGATCGGGGAAGCGGATGTAGTGGAAGAAGCAGCGGCGCAGAAACGCGTCGGGCAGCTCCTTCTCGTTGTTGGACGTGATGACGACGATGGGACGGATCTTCGCCTTCACGGTCTCCTGCGTCTCATAGACGTAGAACTCCATGCGGTCGAGTTCGAGCAACAGGTCGTTGGGGAACTCGATGTCCGCCTTGTCGATCTCGTCGATCAGCAGGACCGGCCGCTTGGGCGCCTCGAACGCCTCCCACAGCCTGCCCTTCTTGATGTAGTTGCGGATCTCGTGCACCCGGGGATCGCCGAGCTGGCTGTCACGCAACCGGCTGACCGCGTCGTATTCGTAGAGACCCTGCTGCGCCTTGGTGGTCG encodes:
- a CDS encoding GcrA family cell cycle regulator → MGWTDERIEQLRQLWAEGRSASEIAETLGGVTRNAVIGKAHRLGLSGRPSPIKRVPRKGANILALTERMCKWPVGDPRDNDFHFCGKQTSPGVTYCAEHSALAYQPAKKRDDERKLGAA
- a CDS encoding penicillin acylase family protein; the encoded protein is MMRWVLRILGGIFGGVLALAAAVVGLAVAAAVGGWLWLSWNQPPTQGRVALEGIQGPVEVLRDGNGIPHIFAARMDDAYFALGYLHAQDRLFQMEMMRRVGAGRLSEMMGFLGDFTLRLDRMMRTFGFYAHAEASYDTLAPDVRQALDAYAAGVNAWLATRNVPLPLEFQLLWHTPEPWRPSDSLVWGKLMALQLASNYNQETLRAHLIERLGAERADELFPQTPPGLATTLASTLVDWPRLAATLRQPLGPSTASNEWVLSPSRTGTGGALLVNDPHLGLDAPVLWYLARVVTPELELTGATVPGVPMHVLGHNGTIAWGATTTGGDVQDLVVERIDPQDPSRYLAPDGPRPFKVREEVIGRRFAEPLRIQVRETHNGPVLSDLQGTSAPAAGSGEAVSIRFTALDPADTSAEAVFRVNRARDWTQFKDALRLYRAPQQNFVYADRVGNIGFIAPARIPIRREGMGLVPVPGWDARFDWVGFLPFDDLPQAYNPPSGRFVNANNRVVPADYPHLIALDWADHYRAQRIEQLLDEGGPQSVETSETLLMDNRSVAASDLLPVLLGHLGPVEGNLADAAHRLRAWSGDMLRDLPEPLIFEWWLLELNRALFADELGPLMPEFRGLNALAVHRALTERTHWCDDVTTPAIEGCGVPVRRALEATLSALTRRHGADVAKWRWGNEHVAPLAHQVLSRIPILRDLVDLSVETDGGFYTVNRGATRTGDPNRPFANIHGAGYRAIYDLADPANSRFVITTGQSGNPLSRHWGDFVRRWRDGGHVRIHGTREELAAQGAQRLSIAPAR
- a CDS encoding MoxR family ATPase produces the protein MTRFQGTESYVATDDLRVAVNAAIALERPLLVKGEPGTGKTVLAHEIAKAVGADLLTWHIKSTTKAQQGLYEYDAVSRLRDSQLGDPRVHEIRNYIKKGRLWEAFEAPKRPVLLIDEIDKADIEFPNDLLLELDRMEFYVYETQETVKAKIRPIVVITSNNEKELPDAFLRRCFFHYIRFPDPETMERIVDVHFPGLKKDLLREALTLFYEVREVPGLKKKPSTSELIDWLKLLLIEDIPVDVLKQKDPKKLIPPLHGALLKNEQDVHLFERLVFLQKRDGH
- a CDS encoding alpha/beta hydrolase; this encodes MRGKSFLGLSAAGFHTVAYTEWGPPDATRPVVCVHGLTRNGRDFDPLAATLAGTGRRVACPDVVGRGRSGWLADPMLYGFPQYMADMVALLARLDTADVDWVGTSMGGLIGMFLAARPGSPVRRLVLNDVGPLVPKAALEVIAAYVGQAPAFPDLKAAEGHLRAVHAGFGPLTDAQWRHMAEHGTIRNADGSYRLAYDPAIAEPMRAQPASDVDLWAVWDLIRCPVLVIRGAGSGLLLPETMAEMSRRGPKAQIIEVPGCGHAPSLMAEDQITPIRDFLNGA
- a CDS encoding VWA domain-containing protein — translated: MFTSFFYELRKARVPVSLKEYLALLEALKAGVAGWSVDDFYYLARAVLVKDERNLDRFDEVFGHVFRGLETLGEALGEVFAELPEEWLRRLAEKHLTEEEKAQIQALGGWDKLMETLAERLREQQGRHQGGSKWIGTAGTSPFGAYGYNPEGVRIGQHESRHRRAVKVWDKREFRNLDDTVELGTRNIKVALRRLRRFARTGAAEELDLPGTIRSTAANAGYLDIRMQRERHNSVKVLLFLDVGGSMDDHIRIAEELFSAAKAEFKHLEHFYFHNCVYESVWKDNRRRNAERTSTWDVIHTYGPDYKLVFVGDASMSPYEIAQPGGSVEHWNPEPGRVWLRRMLGTWKHAAWLNPVPQRYWDYTQSIAMIKAEMDGRMFPLTLQGLDSAMRELNH
- a CDS encoding aldehyde dehydrogenase family protein, producing the protein MSTKTLAPILDPFALAQELSGKQLIGGELVPSRSGRTFDVVNPATGKVIGRAAEGDAADVDAAVQTAATAQKAWAALPARERGKLVAECGRLLTQHVEELARLVALETGKALRTESRVEANVLSDSFVFYGGLGSELKGETIPFNPKMLTLTQYEPVGVVGAIIPWNVPMMLMALKIAPAMVAGNAVVVKSAEEAPFAVLRACQIMNQVLPPGVLNILSGMGPECGGPLVSHPKVAKVTFTGSVETGKIIYRAAAEKLIPVTLELGGKSPMIVMGDADLDRAVDGAVVGMRFTRQGQSCTAASRIFVHESLHDAFVQKLKAKVDAMVMGDPLDERTDIGAIVSRQQFERVQSYIRIGTQTPGATAHACSRMPEDGNLADGLFVQPVIFTGLDNQSRLAREEIFGPVTCVIRFKDYEEAIAAANDSEYGLAATIWTRDLRTAMDATQRLEAGFVQVNQNLVVQPALSYGGVKSSGLGKEASLEAMLEHFTHKKTIIINMT
- a CDS encoding alpha/beta fold hydrolase codes for the protein MTLAVSDFPAFRPAWPWIGGDLQTVRATVREALRRPGPRIAGPPEHLRFPMGDGDVLLGALNRPQPDADARGRPLAVLLHGLTGCQDGAYMHATGAALLARGYAVLRLNLRGAGPSRPLCRASYHAGRTADLRAVLAQLPSELTGHGLVLVGYSLGGNILLKFLGEAPVEAPVRAAVSVSAPIDLGVTSRRFLALRNRLYHRWLLRRMKSDALATPGIDAGTAALVAGLRTTWAFDDAYVAPGNGFRNAADYYAHSSARSYLHGIGVPTLVIHALDDPWIPGEVYSSFDWGRNPSLVPLLPRIGGHVGFHAKGGAWHDVALLRFLDATVGAA
- a CDS encoding NADP-dependent isocitrate dehydrogenase, producing the protein MTEPTPITVARGDGIGPEIMDATLRILEEGGANLAIEEIEIGKAVYERGTPTGIEDSAWASLQRTKVFLKAPITTPQGGGFKSLNVTIRKALGLYSNVRPCVSYHPFVQTKHPKMDVVIVRENEEDLYAGIEYRQTDEVFQSLKLISRPGCERIVRYAFEYARAHHRKKVTAFVKDNIMKLTDGEFHKVFKEVAQEYPEIESDSLIIDIGTARLADTPEMFDVIVTLNLYGDIISDVAAQIAGSVGLAGSANIGDKCAMFEAIHGSAPTIAGQQIANPSGLLQAAVQMLVHIGQGEAAARIHNAWLKTIEDGVHTADIFDRTLSKRRVKTGVFAEAVIARLGDLPKQLIPVSYSDDREHRWSGIPITPTKRAKKDLVGVDVFLHWNGARPEDVAAKVKPLGGQGLDLSMISNRGLKVWPDGIPGTWCSDHWRCRFFGSGSGQAATHADIARLLARFAEAGMDFVKTEHLYRFDGKNGFSADEGE